The genome window GGGGCCCTAATCCAGCCCTTCTCTTCCAAACCTCCTCCTTCACCCATCTCCTTCGCCCTCCAGAGACCAGAGACACTCCAGCTTTCCCAATTCCATCTGGAGGAGACGGGGAGGGAAGGGGGCCTTGATGAGTCATGCCAGAGTAGCACTGAGGCaagaggctgggagggaggaggcgTGGGAGGGGGCAGGATGAGTCAGGCCGGGAGGGCTCAGAGGTGTCCGTGATGAATGGTGAATGGAGTGCGTGGTAGGCACAGGGCAGACTGTAGTAACAGTGGGGGGGTAAGCACGCACACAAGCACGCAGGGACCGACGCACAACCGGCCCTACGCAGGCAGAAATGCAGATACAGGCTACGAGGTACATGCACACAGAGGCAGGCAGACAGATGGGGGCAGTCACGGCTGCAAGGAGGGGCTGGCAGACTGGGGCACAAACAGCTCTGGAACCAACACAAGCAGCTCCCACCCTCACAGCCGCCGGTCTCTACAGAAAGCTGCCCCTGCATCACGGGAGAAGGAAATGCAAAGGCAGAAAGgagcaaggaagaaagagagtgGGGAGCGAGGGCTCGGGAGGAGGGGCACCTTTTTGTAACCAGCACTGGACGCCTCCAAGTCGGGCCCCTCCTCAGTGCCACTCTCGCCCTCCTCGTCCTTGACCTGGATGcagtcctcctcctcttcctcctcctcctcctcttcctcctcctcctcctcctccaggtcctCCTGTGTACTCTCACTCTCCGTGGAGCCTTCTCGGGGTATGGTCAGGGCTCCCTCCCCTAGCAAGGCCTCCTGGTGCTCAGTCAGCTCCTCCTCCGTCTCCTCGGGGTGCGTAGTGGGCTGCCGTGGCAACTCCCCCGTCTTGGTGAGGATCTGGGAGCAGAGCAAGGAGGCAGTCAGCTGTAGGAGAGGCAGCCACCCAGCCGTACGCTCAGGAGGGTCtacccttcctcccttctccccagcttCTGGGCAAATTAGAAAAAGGCGAGGAAGTTCCTCTGGCAGCTGCCTAGTGAGTGGCCTGGGTCTGAGCCCCGCCCacagcccccgcccccacccggcTGCCCTGCACACCTTGcccagctgcagctgctgctgcttctgcttctCCAGGAACTGCTGGTGCTGCTGCTGCATGACCAGCTGCTGCAGGGCCTGCGGGCTCTGGGGCAGTGGGGACGACTGAGTGCGGCTCAGGGGCCGGTGCCGCGGGAGCTTGCCCACTGTCCGCATGCTGGTGGCCACACGTTCACCCGTCACCAGAGGGGACTGCCCGTGGAGTGGCActgtggggtgaggggtgggagtGACCATCATTGTCAGGGCACCTGCAAATTCAGGGGGTATCCtggaggggcctggagcatcctACCTCCGAGCCTGAGCcctgttcttcctcctccccacaaCTGAACCACCTCACAGGTCAGAGCCACTGCCTTTGGCAAGCCTTCCTGGATTCACCATACACTCCCTTGGATTCACTTATGATGGTACAGACAGGCTCAGAGCTTCCACGTGAGTAAATGATTACTAGGTCTCCCCATGTGCAGTAAGACTTCCCTGTTCATGGACATGGACCCCACCAGGCTCGGAAGCCTTGGGATGAGGATCATGTGTATTTTCAGCAGAACCTCTTTTGATACGACCAGCTACTTAAGGGCTGGCTGTCCAAAGCTGTGATACCCAATTCCTTAGCTACCAGCCACTCCTAATGACCAAACACTTGAAAGGTGGCTTGTCTGAGAGATAAATCACGCTGGAGTTCAAAAACAGTatgaaatacaaagtaaaatatctcattgaCAACTCTTTGCATTGGTCATATATTGAAATGACAATATTCTCATATTGAGTTAAATggtattaaaattaactttactttttttttttagccaaaaGGCCAAGAAGAAGCAATTCTACctgtttcttttcacattttttaatgtggctCCTAGAAAACTTTATATTACATACTGGGCTTGTGTTCTATTTCTACTACACAGTGCTGCTCTGGAATATGAACTTAATCACAGCAGATGTTGTGGAAAACAGGGCCTGGCAGGCTACAGGTACTCAGTAATGTCTGTAGAATGTGGAGGGTATCAGTGCTGCCATTGAAGGGAGGAGAGTTGTGACAGGGTGGGGGAGTACCCCTGGCTACTGCTCCCTGAAAGCTGGTCCTGCCTTAAGCCTAACGCCCACTCACCCGCGATGAGAGTGCTCTGCTGCCGggcctgctccagcagcagcacgTGCTGCAGCAGAGACGCATGCCCATGGGGGCTGGTGTCACCCTCCAGCGCCACGCCCAGCAGGCAGCCAGGGATGGAGGATGTGCTCATGAACTTGCCCGTCAGTGTGCCACCCTGCCGCAGGGACTGGAGAGCCTGCCTCTCGGCCTCCTGCTGCGTCGACAGCTTTGgggaggcctgggggtggggaaaagaGATGGAGATGAGGGAGAGGGTTATTCTGCCCCAGTCCTGCTGCTCACCCCCCCAGCTCTGGGAAGGGCCATCTGATCTCCCTCAGGGCCTTGGGAGGACAAAAGCCCCAGCTAGGGGCATCTAGGACCAAGGAGCCCGTGTCCCATACTTACAGTGAGGTGCGAGTTGGTGACAGTGACTGTGGCCTGCAGCCCTAGGGAGATGTTGGGCAGAGAGGGAGATGTGTAGAGGCTGAACTGGTTAGGGGAGCTGTCCAGAGGGAGGGCCCGGTGCTGGGGGAGCATCTGAAGAGCAGTCAGGAGAGACAGTGATGAGAGCAGGCAAAGAGGGGCCACCTGGGACCAAGACTCTGAACAGCGACCTGCTCCCCAcacctgcccccccccccctTGGGAAGGCGGGAACTGAGATTTCAGAGCCCTTTGGAGACCCAAGGGACAAATCCCACTTTAGACCAACGGGTTCTTCCAGCCGGTCCACACAGGACCCAGCTGGGCACTCTGAGATGActgccctcctccttcccaggGAAAGGGAGTAGCCTGGCCCGCCTACCAGCACTCTGCAGCCTGTACCTCAGTAGGGATGTTGGGGACTGAGCCAGTAAAGCCGTTCTCAGCAATCGTGCTGTGGGAGCTGTTGGGAGAGCTGGGCCCGGAGCCTGGAGCGCTGTTACACACCGAGGGTACTATGGAAGAAGTGGCTGTCACCAGGGCCTGCTTGGAGCCACCCCCTCACTCCTAGGCCCTTAGAATAGGGACAGGAAAGGAGCACTTACCCCCTGGCCCAGCACCTGTGAGCTCAACAGCTCTCTTCTTAAAGGTGCTAATGACAGTCCCATCTTTGCGACGTAGGAGGGGACTGCTTCTCCGCTCAGCCACCTTCTGCTTTAGCCTCGAACGCACTTTCAAGTTGGGTTCAGAGGCTGGAGAGAAGGTAGCCAGGGCTCAGATACAGCCACACAAACAGGCTTACACCTGCGGCCTGGCCCCTCCACATTCCCACCTCTACCTCCAAGGAGCCACATGCTGGGAAGCCAGGTTGGGCACTCACCTGTTTTGCGGAGGGGGAAGTCATCACGGCTGTCATAGGGCCCAAGCAAAGGCAGTTTGTAGGAGGGTGGCGTCCCAGGGGGGCCGCTCTGGGGTGGGGAACTCTGGTCCAAAGAAGCATGGTGGGCTCCCCTGGGGGATGGggtgtggggatggggatggagaaATATCTAGGTTAGCACCCAGCCAGCTGGACCTGCCACCCAGTACTCTACATTTATGTAGTGACCACTGCACATAGGGACAGGAAACGAGTTCCAGGGCAGGAAGTGAGGAGAGAAACCAGGGGTGGATGTCTCATCTCCTAGGAGAGATCACACGGCCTGCACCGGGCCAGGAGCCCCTTGCCATCCTGCAGCCAGGCCACCCCTGGGCAGGGGCCTCTGTGACCCATGCCTGCCTAGGGCCATACCAGCATTTGGGATGCTGTGGGAGGGAATGGTTGAGGCCGCCCGACGTGGGCTCCTTTGACTTCGACAAGAGGAACTCCTGGAGCCTCAGCTTCACCTCAGTGCTGGCGATGGCACCTGCGGGACAGGACACAGCTGACCTGGGTGCTTGGGGAAAGGGGGCCAGGCATCCCGGCTGGCGCCAGGAGGCCCCAGGCCTTACTTTCTTTGCTCTTCTCCTTGTTCCGCAGGATGAGCAGCTGCTGCTCCAGCCGctgcttctccagctcctcctgccGCTGCTGCTCCCGCTGCCGCTGCTGCTCCAGCTCCTGCTGCCTCTTGGCTGCCAGcatctcctgctgctgctgcagaggcacagggggcagggaggtgggtgaGCCAGGCTGGCGGGGGCGGGGGTCCTGGAGCCCTCCCCGGCCCTCACTCGCCTTGAGGTGCTTCTGCAGCTGGACCTCGTGCTGCCGCGTCAGGTGGTCATGCTGCTTCTGGAACTCAGCAAACAGGAGCTGCTtctgcagctgctgctgctgtttgagCGCCAGGAGCTCCTGCTGCAGTTGCTGTTCTCGCAGTGCGGGGTCCACAGGGCCTGCCAGAGCCCCCCGCAGCTccatggggctggggctgcctccacccccgccgCCAAGGGAGCTGGGCATGGCTCCTGGCAGCACCGGCTTCACATCCACTGCAGGGAGAGGAGACAGGAAGGGATCAGAGGCCCCGGCAGCCAGGCCTGGGGCCCAGAAAGCTCCCAGACAGGACCAGGGACTCCAAGAgaatgtggggggagggagaggggtcaAATCTCTCTGCTCTGTGGATCATGGATCCAGCCTTTCACCTTAACTAATGAGGCCAAAGCCATGAACTTCAGTAAGGAAATATGCATAAGCAATGAGCCCGGTACCTGGGACATTGTGGGCGCTCAACACATGATACTGTCATTGGCAGTTAATGTCACTGGGCATTTTATGTGAATTACTTTActcatgaggaaactgagggttaGAGAGGTTTAAGTAACATAACCAAAGACTACAGCCCAGTGACTGATTATAGCATGTAAATCCAAATCCTTGCTTCAAACCACTACATTGTCTGTGCCTCCTCCCCTACCTCAGCACCCCACTCCCCGCACCAAGAAGCCTATACTAgaggagaaactgaggtacagatgTTAGTTCTAGTACTAATGGGGCTGGCAGCCAGGGCCCTCTGTAAATCCAGGAGAGGCCTGTGGGGATCCCCTGGACACCCCTAAcctctccccttttctctgtcCCACACCCAGCTGGGAAAGGCTATGGTAATGGAGGGTGAGTTGGCGCCAGGAGGCCTCAGGGAAAGGGGGTGCAGGGCTACACCACACCAGGGACAGGAGGGGGCTGGGAGTCAGACTCGCTTCCTTTGCCGGATTATCTCCTTTCAACAGTTTTATTGTAATTACCCTGAAAATGCCGCTATATATAGAGTGAGCCAAACAGCAGCtgtgcctggggggaggggggatgaAGAGAATGGGCGGGCAGGCccgggaggaggtgggaggaggagacaggaaaggaaagggaatcAGACAGGAAGAAGGGTaaagggagggtggggggaggctgCAGCCGAGGCAGAGGTCTCAGAACTCCAGTCCCAGGGAGAACCtgctggggaagaggagagaagtgAAGGGGCTGCTGGGCCCCCAGACCTTGTATCCAGGCCACCATGTGAACAATGGGCTGAGGGGCCCCAGGCTGTGGCAAAATATTCCCATGAGTTTATGGGAAAGATGGGTCTCAACTTCTTGATTCCCTACAGTGTTCTCTGGTAACTGAATGTCACTCCCTACCACTGCTATGTGGTTACCAGGGCAACTGGGCAAACACCACCCCAGCAGGGAGCCCTAAGCCCAGGTCACACCCCACAAAGCCTCCTGACCAACAGGAAGGGGAAGGCAGGCTACTCACTGCCTGGGAAGCAGGAAGTAAGAGGAACGGCCAATGTGacttacttcttttctttctccaaagaaaGCCCTCAACTTTCCTCACTCTAGCCCATGGAGGCCACAGGGAGCCAAAAAGCCTTTCCTGTGGCAAGGTGGCCCACTCTAGTCCCAGCCTGGAGAAGGAAGGATCCCAATATCCCAATGGCTGCCCATGTCTCCTGCCCTTGTGATCAGGCCTCTGCCCAGGCCCCCACCGCCACCTCTCAatctggactggagaggaagCTGGGAAGAGGACCAAGGGCTGAGCTAAGCAAGGCTCCCACACCCTGTGCTTGGACCTCTCCGGGGACCCTGCAATGAATGAGGGCCACCGAGGCAGAGGCAAGGCCTGCTGCAGGCCAAGGCCATGCTCCCTTCACGCCCGAACAGGCCTCCTCAAGGACCCACTGGAGGTGGGCGTGGGAAGGTAAAGCCTGAGCAGAATCCCTTTCAGTCCCCTCCAGCCCCCTCTCCCCCAAGCACTGCTAGGCACATTCCTCTGTGGTTTGCCCGCCAGCCACACTGACGACTCTGCGGCCACGAGGCCAAAGCCACATCTGCAGGAGTGGCCAGATGTGGCCAGGAGGGTGGggtttcatacacacacacacacacacacacacacacacacacactctctctctctctctctctttcactttccctcccaccccatgtcCTGCCCCACCACCAGGAGGAAGGGCCCTTGGAAACTGCAGAGGGCCTTTCTGGAGGTTGGCAGCCCCATCAGGGTGCAAAAACAGGGTGGCAGCAAAGAACCAGTAGGCAGCCTCCGGTCTCCCCTGCCCTGGAAATGCTCAACAAGGTCCCAAGTTGGCTGGAGAGTTATCTGTTCATAGGCAAGACTGGCTTGGCCCGTGGCACTCTGATCACTCATACAAGAGGTAGATGGGCTTCAACCTGCTGCTCCCAGCAGTGCCGAGGCCATGGGAGCCAGATGCCAGCCCGGCTgcccagggaagggcaggggtCCAAGTACTCCTGGCTCCCAGCAGATAACCCTGCTCAGGCTGCAACTGCTGCCAACAGTGCTGCCTTCCCTTGCAGGAGTCCTGCAGAGAGGGTGCTGGCAGGCGAGGGGACTCTCCCACCAGGGCTCTTGCACAGCCACCACCACAATTAGAGATGCTAGGCCCCTGGCCGCAGTGGGAGCCGTAGCCCCATTGGTATGCAGGTGGCAGGGCCAGTAAGCTCCACCACACAGCCTTGTTCCCACACAAGCAGGAAACACAGGTAACTGGAGAGTACTAATCTGCAGGCCCTGTGAGGCCTGGACACGATACAGCACCCCAGGGGTCTTCCAGGTAGTGATATGGCTCCATTCAAGATGGAAGGGGCTACCGCTACGCAGCTAGAGACAGGGCAAGGGTCGGGCGGCGGCACAGAGCCCACCAATATAAGTCTGCTAGGCACAAAACCTGGAGCCTGGCTGGCCTTACACCCCCTCAAGGATCTGTGCCCTCTGCCAGCTGGGCATGGACAGAGCAGGTGGCAGTGGCTGCTATCCAAACTAAGCACCCTAAAGGAGAAATGGGTGTGTCAAAATAGGAGGAGGCTCTCAACCACCTCCTGGTGGACCAGGAGAAATGGAAAGACCCCTGGGAAGGAAAGAGCAGGAGGGACACTCTGTTCCCTACGGACACAGGTTGGCAACTCTGGAGAGCAGAGAACCCCTGAAAGGCCAGGGGAGGGATCACACAGGAGGGCAGGACCCTGGGTTCTCGCCATATCCCCTGCCTCCTCCTGAGAGAGAGCTGTAGGGAACAGAGAGGCCAGAGAGCCAAAGCAGCAACCTCCTGCAGAGGGAAGACCTCCGCAACAGTTACGTGCTCCACACTCTACTCCTTCCACGAGCCCCTGACCGACCCTCCGAAGAGTGGCAGCCTTAGGAACAAGCAGCAACGTACCACCCTGTCTGCAGGCCTTCTGCAGGACTGAGTGACACTGCCTCCACAGAGACGCCCCAGCCCAGGCAGCTGGAGGGCATGACGGTGTGTTTCTGGCTATCGGAGTGGACTACCCCACACATACCAGGCTCTGGCTCAGAAGGGGTGCCCTGCCCAACTCTGGGCACAACTGGGGAGAGGCAACAGCTTAATGacacttccttcccacccactgaACCTCCCACCTTTCTGTGAACCCCATCAGCCCTGGGGGGGCTCCCACACTCCTTCAGTCCTCTAAGACAACTGCCAGCACAAccttaaacaaaaagaaaatgtccaGGCAAAGAGACACAACTCCCAAGCAGACAAGGAGCTCTGGGGCATAAGGAGCAGGTTTTAGCAGCACCTTTGAGAACAAGGGTTCAGAATAAAAAACAGATCCAGCTGCCCAAGAGCAAGGTCAAACCTTCCTCCTGCTCTAAACACACTGCAAGCCGTGCCCCAGCTTCAAACCCTCTCTTGGAGACGTCATCAGTTCCAGAATCCCTGTGATGAGATGCTGGTAGCAAGGAAATGGTTATTTTAGTTGCCCTGAAGCAGCCCTGGAAGAAAAAGGGTGGTACAGTGTGTGGACCCGCCCACAGACCTAAGAAGCATAACACTTGGCTCTATAAAGACCCTGCTTCCAGGAGCCCCAGAAGGCTAAGGGGGGAGGAGGGGACCCGAGGTACATACAGTATGAGAAACACGTGCACTAAAAGCTGTTTGGAGTGTCTAGTGTCTACAGGACAAAAATGAGGTCCCTGCAGATAAGCCCTGGATCTGAGGAGTTACCCTAATAAAAGAGGGGGGAGGGTGAAAGGGGCCTTTGAAAGCATCTGCTTCAGCCTCCTCATACACAGCCAGGAAACCAAGCCTGTGAGGCTGCAGTGCAGCAGATCCCATCAGCTAAGTGGCAGAGGCTCACACCCAGGGGTCTTAACTCCCAGCCCAAGCAGACTCCCTCTGAACACCACCTGTGCAGCCAGGCTCCCATGCAGGGCATGCGGGGTGCTCAGCAAGAGCCAGCCCTGGATAACTGCCCCCTGGAGAGCAATGGGCGGGCAGCCCACCCCAGAGAGCAGTGCCTTCCACCGACACCCCACCTTCAGTTCCTTCACCAGGCTGGGGCGGCAGCAGCTTCCTTAAATGTCCAATGACCTCGCTCTCTCCCTCTGGAGAATGGGAGAAGGCTCTTGTCCCTATCCCAGCCTTCAGGCATTTtggaaggaggcagggaacagcatTTCACACTCCCAGTGACGCCGATGACCCTCCCCACCCAGGACAGTTTCCCACGATCTATTTCTGTGCTTTTACGTGACCAGTGAGGCCAATCTAGGCTCAACAGGTTCTACCACAACTCAGACATGTGCAAACCAGGGATGACTCTCACCTAGCAATTTTCACAACTCTTCATGTAACACCAGCAAACACACATCACATACTGGTTAAGAATGAGGGCTCTGGATGGAGTAAGAGATCACCAAGGTTCCAGTCAGGCTCTGTCACTTCCTAGCATAAGGCACTGAGCATCTCCCTGAACTCAATGCaggcatctgtgaaatgggtgtaAGACCACCTACCTCCCAGAGCTCTCAGGCTCAGGAGAGAGATCACAAGCAGAGGAGCTTGGCACAGGGCCTGGGAACATCTTGGGAGGTGTCAGTCAGGGCTATTATTAATGTCTCCTGACATTTGAGTCTTGGGCCCCTTGAGCAGTCTAGTGAACCTATAGACCActtctcaaaatgtttctaagtaCATGAAACAAAATACTTAGAATTACATGGAGCCAAGTTCATAGACCACCTGAATTCTAAAGAAGCCAGGCTCGGATCTCTGCCAGAGTAGTAAGACCTTATCTCTCATTTCAGATTGTCCCAGGGTTGCTCTGTGATCCTGTCCCAGTCAAAGCCCTTCCCCGTGGGCCCCACACAACACAAGATGGAGTGGCCAGTGGCTGGATCCCAGTACTGGAGAAGGAATCCCTAGGAAGAGCCTCCCCCAAGGGCAGCACTtccaggctctctctcctgccccactACCTCCTCTATGGCTCAGCCCACAGCAGTGGGATCCCTCTTGTCCCTCAAAAGTATTGTTCAGCACAGACGAGCATCAAGTTTGGTCTCTGCTCTCAGGGCCGCAGCAGCATCTTCCCTAGTTTCTAACCTCACTGTAAGCACACCTCTCTTCCCAGTACTATTTCACACTTTCCCAATTCCTCTTCTTGCAAGGCAGAAGCAACGTGAAACTGACTTCAGACTCCTAGAATATCAGTGCAAGAAGGTCCTGCAGATCAGCAACTCAACTCCCCTAGTTGACAGAGGGCTGTAAAGCCAGAGATGGAAGGAATTTGTCCAATATCACCTGGAAAAGAGGCAGAGGAGCTAGGGTTTAACCCTGGGTCTTCTCACTTGTTCCCCCACTATGGAATAGAAGAAATCTTGAGGGCTGCTCCTGAATTTAACAAGAGATGGAGCAAAGGGTCAAACTCTATATTAAGGATCCAGGGAACCAGACAGGGCACCTGGTCGGCCCACAGAAAACCAGAGCCCCAAAGTGCAGTGGAGAAGGAGACTGAGTGGAGGGGACCCACAGAAACCTTAAGGCAGCTTCCAAAGGACCTTAAGCCTAGGGGAGTGCAGAGCCCTGAAGGCACAAAGCGTCACTGGTGAAGATGGAGTCTGTCACTGATCCTGGGCTGCTATCTGGAGAAGTACACTCATTCTCCCAGCCCAGCCATTTCCAGGAAACACTTGGGCACCAAGCTAGAGGCAATTAAAAGGCACACCGACCACTCAAGAGTCTGCAGCTGTTGCTGAAACTGTTCGCTCCACACCTGGGGTGCACAGCAggggccccagggcaggggctctgCTCTACCCAAGCACAACCCAGCCCTGAGTGTCCAGCAGGGCACCCTGCCCACCTGGTCACTTGCCATAATTCCCTACCCCAGCTGGGGTTTAGACACCTGCTGCCCAGCATCTCAAGACATCCTCTCTCTCCAGACTGCAAGGCTGCTGGAAGCTGGATTTGACTACAGTTGAGGTgacagcctccctccctctgcagtaGGCCCTTCTTCTAAGGATCCCAAAGCCCAGTAAGGCCTTCCCAGGAATGCTGGTGACACCTGTTGGCAGGCTGCTAGGTCCCACGACCCGTCTACACAGCCATTTTTCTGAGCATGGTCTTAGTCTATTCACATCGGAATTACCTGAGATGTGTTTAAAATACTGATTCCTGGGCTACTCTACAAATTCCGAACCTGTAGAGTGGGCAAGGcttgggaatctgcattttaacatatTCCCTTGGTAGTTCTGATGCAACtgaaagtttgagaactactttCTCACAGTGTACCCAGGCTGGCTGCACCCCTTTCTGCTGCCAACCTGACAGCTGTTACAGCTGTGTGTGCGGACACAGTTAATCTGATTTCCTGTCTGGCAGCTGTGCAGCAGGGAAGAGACAGCTGAGGGTCTCAAAAACAAGAAGCGGGGATGAAGTAGaagggatgggggcaggggaggctgtCTGAATATGATTAGATGCTCgacttcattccttt of Manis javanica isolate MJ-LG chromosome 4, MJ_LKY, whole genome shotgun sequence contains these proteins:
- the HDAC5 gene encoding histone deacetylase 5 isoform X4; this encodes MNSPTKSADGMSGREPSLEILPRTPLHGIPVSVDVKPVLPGAMPSSLGGGGGGSPSPMELRGALAGPVDPALREQQLQQELLALKQQQQLQKQLLFAEFQKQHDHLTRQHEVQLQKHLKQQQEMLAAKRQQELEQQRQREQQRQEELEKQRLEQQLLILRNKEKSKESAIASTEVKLRLQEFLLSKSKEPTSGGLNHSLPQHPKCWGAHHASLDQSSPPQSGPPGTPPSYKLPLLGPYDSRDDFPLRKTASEPNLKVRSRLKQKVAERRSSPLLRRKDGTVISTFKKRAVELTGAGPGVPSVCNSAPGSGPSSPNSSHSTIAENGFTGSVPNIPTEMLPQHRALPLDSSPNQFSLYTSPSLPNISLGLQATVTVTNSHLTASPKLSTQQEAERQALQSLRQGGTLTGKFMSTSSIPGCLLGVALEGDTSPHGHASLLQHVLLLEQARQQSTLIAVPLHGQSPLVTGERVATSMRTVGKLPRHRPLSRTQSSPLPQSPQALQQLVMQQQHQQFLEKQKQQQLQLGKILTKTGELPRQPTTHPEETEEELTEHQEALLGEGALTIPREGSTESESTQEDLEEEEEEEEEEEEEEEEDCIQVKDEEGESGTEEGPDLEASSAGYKKIFSEAQQLQPLQVYQAPLSLATVPHQALSRTQSSPASAGSMKSPPDQPTKHLFTTGVVYDTFMLKHQCMCGNTHVHPEHAGRIQSIWSRLQETGLLSKCERIRGRKATLDEIQTVHSEYHTLLYGTSPLNRQKLDSKKLLGPISQKMYAMLPCGGIGVDSDTVWNEMHSSSAVRMAVGCLVELAFKVASGELKNGFAIIRPPGHHAEESTAMGFCFFNSVAITTKLLQQKLNVGKVLIVDWDIHHGNGTQQAFYSDPSVLYISLHRYDNGNFFPGSGAPEEVGGGPGVGYNVNVAWTGGVDPPIGDVEYLTAFRTVVMPIAREFSPDVVLVSAGFDAVEGHLSPLGGYSVTARCFGHLTRQLMTLAGGRVVLALEGGHDLTAICDASEACVSALLSVELQPLDEAVLQQKPNINAVATLEKVIEIQSKHWSCVLRFAAGLGRSLREAQAGETEEAETVSAMALLSVGAEQAQAAAAREHGPRPAEEPMEQEPTL
- the HDAC5 gene encoding histone deacetylase 5 isoform X3; amino-acid sequence: MLLVPKAQGLVEMLQTIYETESCFSADGMSGREPSLEILPRTPLHGIPVSVDVKPVLPGAMPSSLGGGGGGSPSPMELRGALAGPVDPALREQQLQQELLALKQQQQLQKQLLFAEFQKQHDHLTRQHEVQLQKHLKQQQEMLAAKRQQELEQQRQREQQRQEELEKQRLEQQLLILRNKEKSKESAIASTEVKLRLQEFLLSKSKEPTSGGLNHSLPQHPKCWGAHHASLDQSSPPQSGPPGTPPSYKLPLLGPYDSRDDFPLRKTASEPNLKVRSRLKQKVAERRSSPLLRRKDGTVISTFKKRAVELTGAGPGVPSVCNSAPGSGPSSPNSSHSTIAENGFTGSVPNIPTEMLPQHRALPLDSSPNQFSLYTSPSLPNISLGLQATVTVTNSHLTASPKLSTQQEAERQALQSLRQGGTLTGKFMSTSSIPGCLLGVALEGDTSPHGHASLLQHVLLLEQARQQSTLIAVPLHGQSPLVTGERVATSMRTVGKLPRHRPLSRTQSSPLPQSPQALQQLVMQQQHQQFLEKQKQQQLQLGKILTKTGELPRQPTTHPEETEEELTEHQEALLGEGALTIPREGSTESESTQEDLEEEEEEEEEEEEEEEEDCIQVKDEEGESGTEEGPDLEASSAGYKKIFSEAQQLQPLQVYQAPLSLATVPHQALSRTQSSPASAGSMKSPPDQPTKHLFTTGVVYDTFMLKHQCMCGNTHVHPEHAGRIQSIWSRLQETGLLSKCERIRGRKATLDEIQTVHSEYHTLLYGTSPLNRQKLDSKKLLGPISQKMYAMLPCGGIGVDSDTVWNEMHSSSAVRMAVGCLVELAFKVASGELKNGFAIIRPPGHHAEESTAMGFCFFNSVAITTKLLQQKLNVGKVLIVDWDIHHGNGTQQAFYSDPSVLYISLHRYDNGNFFPGSGAPEEVGGGPGVGYNVNVAWTGGVDPPIGDVEYLTAFRTVVMPIAREFSPDVVLVSAGFDAVEGHLSPLGGYSVTARCFGHLTRQLMTLAGGRVVLALEGGHDLTAICDASEACVSALLSVELQPLDEAVLQQKPNINAVATLEKVIEIQSKHWSCVLRFAAGLGRSLREAQAGETEEAETVSAMALLSVGAEQAQAAAAREHGPRPAEEPMEQEPTL
- the HDAC5 gene encoding histone deacetylase 5 isoform X8 — protein: MPSSLGGGGGGSPSPMELRGALAGPVDPALREQQLQQELLALKQQQQLQKQLLFAEFQKQHDHLTRQHEVQLQKHLKQQQEMLAAKRQQELEQQRQREQQRQEELEKQRLEQQLLILRNKEKSKESAIASTEVKLRLQEFLLSKSKEPTSGGLNHSLPQHPKCWGAHHASLDQSSPPQSGPPGTPPSYKLPLLGPYDSRDDFPLRKTASEPNLKVRSRLKQKVAERRSSPLLRRKDGTVISTFKKRAVELTGAGPGVPSVCNSAPGSGPSSPNSSHSTIAENGFTGSVPNIPTEMLPQHRALPLDSSPNQFSLYTSPSLPNISLGLQATVTVTNSHLTASPKLSTQQEAERQALQSLRQGGTLTGKFMSTSSIPGCLLGVALEGDTSPHGHASLLQHVLLLEQARQQSTLIAVPLHGQSPLVTGERVATSMRTVGKLPRHRPLSRTQSSPLPQSPQALQQLVMQQQHQQFLEKQKQQQLQLGKILTKTGELPRQPTTHPEETEEELTEHQEALLGEGALTIPREGSTESESTQEDLEEEEEEEEEEEEEEEEDCIQVKDEEGESGTEEGPDLEASSAGYKKIFSEAQQLQPLQVYQAPLSLATVPHQALSRTQSSPASAGSMKSPPDQPTKHLFTTGVVYDTFMLKHQCMCGNTHVHPEHAGRIQSIWSRLQETGLLSKCERIRGRKATLDEIQTVHSEYHTLLYGTSPLNRQKLDSKKLLGPISQKMYAMLPCGGIGVDSDTVWNEMHSSSAVRMAVGCLVELAFKVASGELKNGFAIIRPPGHHAEESTAMGFCFFNSVAITTKLLQQKLNVGKVLIVDWDIHHGNGTQQAFYSDPSVLYISLHRYDNGNFFPGSGAPEEVGGGPGVGYNVNVAWTGGVDPPIGDVEYLTAFRTVVMPIAREFSPDVVLVSAGFDAVEGHLSPLGGYSVTARCFGHLTRQLMTLAGGRVVLALEGGHDLTAICDASEACVSALLSVELQPLDEAVLQQKPNINAVATLEKVIEIQSKHWSCVLRFAAGLGRSLREAQAGETEEAETVSAMALLSVGAEQAQAAAAREHGPRPAEEPMEQEPTL